DNA sequence from the Thermodesulfobacteriota bacterium genome:
GTGATATTGCATAGGGATACCATGTTGATTTGGGTCTTGTTGCCGCCATGAGAGTTTCATGATTTTATTAGATTTTGAGTAGATGCTGGGCGATATAGCCTCAGGTTCTACTATCATTTTGGTCAGTATCTCAGGTTGTATTTTTTATCTAAAGGTATGGGATGATAATCTGTTATCATTCTGAGTAAGGAAACAAAAGTGATCCACATGTATTTGAGGGTATCAAAAGTTTTTACAATTGAGTTGTTTGCTAGACTCATCAGTTGGCTAAACAGATGGGCTACTTGTAAGCAGATATAGTAATTTTTGATGGCGCTGAGGTTTTTACGATTCATCTTGTGATGAAGATTATACCCTTGATTTTTCTGGGCATTGAAACCTTCATTTTCGATCTTCCATCTTAATCTCCCTGCTTCAAATATAGTTCTATAGTTACTTGATGTAATTGGAAGACTCGTCATAAAATGAAACTTGGTGGTGGTAGATGCATCTTCCCCCAGATCGTAATCTATTTTCAAGCCAGTGACAGAATAGACATCTAATCCTTTATGGTTAAGTGAAGATTCACAATAGTCATATTTATATTCACTGCGTGAGTATTGGTTATGTACTTGGCAGCTTTGCGCACTTCGGGTAGTGCCATTTTCCTTTCTCAATTCTATTTCATCTTGAAGGCCGTAAAGGGTCTTATCTTTCCATACCATTATGAACTCCCATCCCTTATCCTTTATAGCCTTTTGTAGGGGATGTTTTAAAAACAATCCATCCATGACTAAACATATTGGAAGCCGTGGATACAGCTTTTTTAGCTTCTCTATAAGACGTAGGGTTGCCTTGTATTCACAATCTTGCTTAGTGTGTCCATCCTCATTATTCATCCATTCTTGACCCAATGAAATACTAAATCCATTGGCACACAATAGCTTTGCCTCTACTACATTTTGACTATAGGTTCTCTTTCCTTTTTTAGACTTTTTATAGGGACACCCAGAATAAGGAAGTTCATCAAACTTAAATACCCCTGTACCATCTATGGCTACTATAAAATATTTGTTCTCTAACCTAAATTTGTGGAATACCCGCTTTTCTAATAATTGTCTGACCAAGAATTGTTGTAACCGTTCAAACTGCTCACTTGAAATGCGCCTCAATACTTTATCTACCGTATCCATATGAGGAATGGGAACACCCAGCATCTTATGAAAATTCAATCGAAACTCTTGTGAATCCCGCTCGTTATTCATCCCATTGCGAGATCCTAAGCGCAGTAGATACATCATCACACATCCCATCACTAGACAACTCAATCGATATTCGCACGATGCCTTCCTGCGTGGATCAGTAACTATCTGCTCAATATCGCCTAATAAATTGGGAAAATAATGCTTTAGCAATCGCCTAAACTCGAATAATAAACCTTTGCTCTTTAAAACATTTTTCGTCGCTGGCTTGGATTTGTATCTTCTTTTTTTGACATTGTCATTATGAATTTGTTAGAGCAAATTTACAATTAACCGTAAACTATTTTAGTACAGCTTATTGTAATTTGCTCTTTTTCAATGTCTTATATGTTCGCTCTGAATCGCTGCAAAACACTCCTATTTAATGAAAATACTCATGGTTTGCCTGGGAAATATATGTCGATCCCCTTTAGCTGAAGGTATTATGAAAAGTAAAATAAGCATGATGGGGCTCAACTGGGAAGTAGATTCTGCGGGAACGAGCTCCTGGCATGAGGGTGAACTTCCAGACCAAAGATCAATAAAAATAGCTAAGGAAAATGGCATCGATCTTACCTCACAGAGATCGAGAAAATTTGATTCATCAGATTTCGATCATTTTGATCACATCCTAACAATGGATACTTCTAATTTTCAAAACATAAGAAGCATGGCAAAATTAGAATCACACATCAACAAAATCGATCTTATTATGAACTACGCATATCCTAATGAAAACAGAGTAGTTCCAGATCCATATTATAATAATGGGTTTTCAGAGGTTTTTGAAATGTTAGATACTTGTTGTAATAAATTTATTGAATTATACTCTAATCATTAAGCACTCCGTTTTTTCTTGAATGAGATTTATTTTCTTTTTTATCATTTGGCTTTATCCTATATTTTCCTTTTCTCAACTTTCCGAAAGTACCATTCAACGTATTCAAAAA
Encoded proteins:
- a CDS encoding transposase family protein, with the translated sequence MLKHYFPNLLGDIEQIVTDPRRKASCEYRLSCLVMGCVMMYLLRLGSRNGMNNERDSQEFRLNFHKMLGVPIPHMDTVDKVLRRISSEQFERLQQFLVRQLLEKRVFHKFRLENKYFIVAIDGTGVFKFDELPYSGCPYKKSKKGKRTYSQNVVEAKLLCANGFSISLGQEWMNNEDGHTKQDCEYKATLRLIEKLKKLYPRLPICLVMDGLFLKHPLQKAIKDKGWEFIMVWKDKTLYGLQDEIELRKENGTTRSAQSCQVHNQYSRSEYKYDYCESSLNHKGLDVYSVTGLKIDYDLGEDASTTTKFHFMTSLPITSSNYRTIFEAGRLRWKIENEGFNAQKNQGYNLHHKMNRKNLSAIKNYYICLQVAHLFSQLMSLANNSIVKTFDTLKYMWITFVSLLRMITDYHPIPLDKKYNLRY
- a CDS encoding low molecular weight protein-tyrosine-phosphatase, giving the protein MVCLGNICRSPLAEGIMKSKISMMGLNWEVDSAGTSSWHEGELPDQRSIKIAKENGIDLTSQRSRKFDSSDFDHFDHILTMDTSNFQNIRSMAKLESHINKIDLIMNYAYPNENRVVPDPYYNNGFSEVFEMLDTCCNKFIELYSNH